Within the Candidatus Reidiella endopervernicosa genome, the region GCTGTGGCAGACCTAGGCGCTGCTGTAGAAGGATTTGACGTGGGGTTGAGTCGAGCAGGTCGGAGCCGCGTACTACCTCGGTGATGCCCTGTGCGGCATCATCGATCACCACTGCCAGCTGGTAGGCGAAGAGGCCGTCGGCGCGACGAATCACAAAATCACCTACTTCACGGGCCATCTGCTGGGATATTTCGCCCTGCAGCGAATCATTAAATCGGATCGTCTCATTTTCGATCAGCAGGCGTACTGCGTGATGGCCATGTGGTGGTTGGGTGGTGCTGCGACAGCTGCCGGGATAGACGCCACTGGCAAGGCCTGCCTGCTCTGCTGCCGTGGCAATCTGTTTGCGGCTGCAACGACAGTAGAAGAGTGCGTCGTCATGATGGAGTTGATCGATCGCTTCCAGGTAGGCCTCGCTGCGCTGGCTCTGGTAGAGCGTCTCGCCATCCCAGTGGAGGCCGTAGTGGTCGAGGGCTCTCAGTATCTCGTCGGTGGCGCCGGCCACCTCACGCGGTGGATCGATATCTTCAACGCGTAGCAGCCACTGGCCGCCACGACTGCGTGCCTGTAGATAGCTGCCGAGGGCGGCGACCAGTGAGCCGAAGTGGAGTGGGCCAGTCGGGGAGGGGGCGAAGCGGCCGATGTAGTTAGAGACGTCGGTCATCGTTGGACAGTTGTCTGTTACTCAAACCACTGGGTGAACGACTCAACCGGCTCTCTTTCAGTACGGTAGCTGTTCACTGGATGGTCGGGATCGGCGTAGCCGAGTGCCATGCCACAGACCACCTGTTTGTCGCTGCTATAACCGAGTGTCTCGCGCACGATATCGGGGTACTCCGCCAGCGCTGCCTGTGGGCAGGTGGCCAGGCCGAGTGACTGGGCCGCGACCATCACGCTCTGCAGGAAGAGGCCCATGTCGATCCAGGCACCCTGTGAGAGATCGCTATCGATGAAATAAACCAGACCGACCGGCGCATCAAAAAAGCGATAGTTGCGATACCACGCCTCGCGCTGTTTATCCCTATCCTCACGGCTGATCTTCAGCGCGCTGTAGAGTGCCAGTCCGGTCGCCTTGCGGCGCTGTTTGTAGGGTTCACGCCACTCAGAGGGGTAGTAGGCGTAGTCGGGGTTCTCGGTCGCACCGCTGTCTCGGGCGGCGATTATGCGTTCACCGAGCAGCCGCTTGGTTTTACCTGTAACCACCGCCACCTGCCAGGGCTGGATATTGACCCCGGAGGGGGCGTAACGGGCGGTATCGAGCAGGGTGGTGATCAGCTCTCGGCCCACCGGCTGGTCGAGGTAGGCGCGGGTGGAGCTACGCTGTTTGATTGCATCGATGGCGTTGAGTGGTTCGGTCATGGCTATCGGCTCGCTAATCAGGGTGCATTTATGGAGCTAGAAACAAAAACGCCTCTCACAGGGAGAGGCGTTGTTTGCTCTACAGATCGCTACGATCAGCCGCGCTGCTTCTCGCGGATCTCATCGAGGGTCTTGCAGTCGATGCAGAGGGTGGCGGTGGGGCGTGCCTCAAGGCGACGAACACCGATCTCAATACCGCACGACTCGCAGTAACCGTAGTCACCGGCCTCAAGGTTCTCAAGGCTCTCGTCGATCTTCTTGATCAGTTTGCGCTCACGATCACGGGTGCGAAGCTCAAGGCTGAACTCCTCCTCCTGGGTGGCGCGATCGTTGGGATCGGGGTAGTTGGCCGCATCGTCCTGCATGTGGTGCATGGTGCGGTCGACCTCTTCCATCAGCTCATGCTTCCAGATCATCAGCAGATCACGGAAATGCTCGACGTGATCGTCGTTCATGTACTCCTCACCCTTCTTCTCTACATAGGGTGTGAAGCCAGTGGCTGTACCGGTATCGGCAGCGGACTTCTTCTTAGCGCTCTTCTTCTTAGGAGCCGCTTTTTTAGCGACAGCTTTCTTTTTAGGAGCAGCCTTCTTTGCTGGAGCAGCCTTTTTAGCGGGTGCTGCCTTCTTGGCAACAGCCTTCTTTTTCGGGGCTGCTTTTTTGGTTGCTGCTTTTTTGGTGACTTTCTTTACCGCCATTTTAATAGGCTCCTGCCTGCTAAAAACAAAGCCGGAATTCTATACCAAAAGCAGATTGAGGTGCCAATAGTCTTATTAATGGCCGTATACCGAATAAAAAGTCATTTTTTACAATGTCTTACAATCTGTGGCGGCGGTGTGGCTGCATGAGTTCAGGGGTTGCGGTATGCTTCGGCGCTCGAAAGTAGGAGAGAAAGAATGAGTCAACTGGAAGCACTATTGTTCGATGTCGATGGCACCCTTGCCGATACAGAGCGAGATGGTCACCGCGTCGCCTTTAACCTCGCCTTTGCCGATGCCGGTCTCGACTGGGAGTGGTCAGAGGAGCTCTACGGCAAACTACTGGCAGTAACCGGGGGTAAGGAGCGCATCCGCTACTACCTCGATAACTACAACACCGAATTCAAACGTCCCGATGATCTCGATGAGTTCATCGCCGGACTGCACAAGGCGAAGACCGCCCACTATGTGAAGCTGCTCAGTAACGGTGTGATTCCACTGCGCAGCGGTGTTAGACGTCTGATCGACGAGGCGCGTGCGGCAGGTCTGCGACTGGCGGTCTCGACCACCACCACACCGGCCAACGTCGAGGCGCTACTGGAAAATGCACTCGCACCCGGCTCAATGGCCTGGTTTGAAGTGATCGCCGCAGGCGATATCGTCCCGGCGAAAAAACCCGCTCCCGATATCTACGACTATGCGATGGAGCAGATGGGGCTCAAGCCGGAGCAGTGCATCGCCTTTGAAGACTCTTATAACGGTATTCGCTCCTCGCTTGGTGCCAAGCTGAAGACCATCGTTGCAGTGAACGGTTACACACGCGATGAGGATTTTGAGGGTGCTGAAATCATCCTCAATGAGTGGGGTGAGCCCGATGCACCGTTCGAGGTGATCAACGGTGATGCGAACGGTTCAAACTGTCTCGATCTTGAGATGGTAAGACGTCTGCATGGCGGCTGAGCAGCCACCTGAGGCCCATATCGCCCAGCGCATGGGCGAGATTGAACCGTTCCATGTCATGGATCTACTGGCGCGCGCCCGTGCGCTGGAGGCAGAGGGGCGTTCCATCATCCATATGGAGGTGGGTGAGCCCGATTTCGTAACACCAGAACCGATTATCGAGGCGGGTAGGGCGGCACTGGCGGCAGGTAAGACCCACTACACGCCAGCCGTCGGTCTACCTGCACTGCGCGAGGCGCTCTCCGCATACTACCGCGATCAGCTGGGTGCCGATGTGCCTGCCGAGCGATTCATCATTACCCCGGGTGCCTCCGGTGCCCTGCAGTTGATCATGGGTGTGCTGGTCGATCCGGGTGATGAGGTGTTGATGGCCGATCCGGGCTATCCCTGCAATCGCCACTTCGTAAGACTCTTCGAGGGGAAGGCCGTCGGAATCCCCGTCGATGCAGAGAGCGGCTACCAGCTCACCCTCAAACAGGTCGAGGCGCACTGGAGCGAGCGGAGTCGGGCCGTACTGCTCGCATCTCCTGCCAATCCGACCGGCACGATCGTGCCCGAGGATGAGCTGAGGGCAATCGTTGAGTTTGTGAATGCGAAGGGTGGCCGGGTCATTGTCGATGAGATCTACCACGGCCTGATCTACGCCGATCGTCCACCGAGTGCGGCGGCGATTTCCGATCAACTCTTTATCGTCAACAGCTTCTCGAAATATTTCGGCATGACCGGATGGCGACTCGGATGGATAGTTGCACCTGAGTCCTACGTGCGTGAAATCGATAAGCTTGCACAGAACATCTTTCTTGCCGCACCAACACCGGCACAGCATGCCGCACTGGCCGCGTTTGAAGTGGATACGCTAGCGATACTGGAGCAGCGTCGCATTGAGTTTGGTAAAAGGCGTGACTACCTGTTGCCAGCACTACGACATTTGGGTTTCGATATTCCGATTACCCCACAGGGAGCCTTCTATCTCTATGCCGACTGTTCGCGCTTCAGTAGTGATAGTTATCAGCTGGCCAACAGCCTGCTAAATGATGCAGGCGTTGCCATTACACCGGGGCTCGACTTTGGTTCGAATCAACCGGAGCGCTACCTACGCTTCGCCTACACAACCTCGATTGAAAAATTGAAAGAGGGTGTGGCGCGGATCGAGGCGTGGCTCCACAACAATAAGAGAAAATAGATGATGAAAAAAATGGCCCAACTCATTACCACACTGGCTGTTCTGGCGCTGCTCACCGCCTGTGCCGTACCCGATCTGCCGGGTCCGATCGGCATTCCCGGTCTCTAATAATACGTCGCCTGTCGACGAGTGACGTCGAATAGGTAAATGGAGTAGGTTTGTGAAAAGGGGGCAGATATGGTGACCGTTTCTGTTGCACTGTGTACCTATAACGGTACTCGTTTTCTGGCGCAGCAACTCGACTCCATTCTTGCTCAATCTCATCGGCCCGATGAGATAGTCGTTTGCGATGATGCTTCGCACGACGGTACGGTGGAGATTATTGAGGAGTATTCGAGAGCATACCCCGGTCTTTTCAGGAGCGTTTATAACGAGCGAAATTTAGGCTACATAAAAAATTTTCAACAAGCAGTTTTACTTTGTAACGGCGATCTGATCTTCCTCTCAGACCAGGACGACATCTGGCACGAAAATAAGGTCTCCACCCTGGTTGATTCCATGCAAGAGAATGAGGGCGCAGGCTACGCCTTCTCGGATGCGGTACTGGTGGATGAGGCGGGAAAAGGGATTGGAAGGGAGCTCTGGAGAAGCGTGGGGTTTTCACTCAGGAAGCGAGATCGCTACCTCCAACACCATCTGCAGGGCGAGATGCTGTTGGCCAGAAATTATGTGACCGGTGCGGCTCTCTGTTTTAGGGGGCATTTGAAAGGTTTGGTGTCGCCGTTTCCTGGTTTTATGGTTCACGACCACTGGCTTGCACTGGCGTTTTCCACTCAGGGCCACTATGGCGTTGCTGTCGAAGAGCCGCTGTTTCAATACCGTCTGCATAGCGGACAGTCGCTGGGTCTGAAAGTGAGATCTCCTATTAAGGAGGTGATTCACGGTTGGCATTTAAAACGGATGAAACTGAGAAAGCTTATTGAGGTGGAGGCTATTGCGACCTGGTTCAGGAGTACTTTGGGTGTAGAGGGCTATCGCGAACGGTGTGGCTTTGTCGATGAGAAGATGGCGTACTGCAACAAACGACTGGAGATAGGTCGTGAAAGGGTGTTTCACAAAAGGGTCACCCGGATAGTGGCAATGCTGATGCGTGGTGAGTATGGACGGTTCGAGTCAAACATGACGTTGTTCAAGGATATTCTGAGCTAGTCTACAACTACATCTAAGTAGTCGGGCTGGATTGCCTAAATGTTCACCCTGTTTCCACAGATCCCCATTTTGTCGTGGAGATAGACGATGAGCATGAAAAAGAGCTCTCCAGGACACCGTTCATCCTTACAGTGCATCCATTAATTATAACCCTTAATAGATTACTTCTTCGATTCTCTGCGTAGTCGCAGAAGTCGGCATATCGTTTATCGAGTAGGGTGAGTTCCTGACAGTGAAGTAGCTTCTTTTGGGTGGGTGGTTTTTAACCGTGTTTTGATGAAGCTTCCGTATCGTTGCTTCTGCCCCAGATTGTGTTCCATCAAGCATGCTGGGTCCTGAAAGAATCTGCACCCTTTGCTCTTTGCTCGCAGACAGAAATAATGGTCGACCTCATCGATAAACAGCTTCTTCTCGAATCCCCCCCCAATCCGTGGGCTATGTCGACATTCAGCGGGTTTCCGGGGGCCATTACTAACGTTTTCATTTCGATACCAGAGTCGGAGCCACTTTCGCAGCCATGGTTGGCTTTGAGAATGGTCGTGTCGGCGGGTAGAGCGGAGAGCTGAGTGTAGTGCCGACTGTTGCGAATTGATTAAGAGATTATGGGGTGTGGTCTGTGTGTGGCAGGGAGCAGGAGGGCGGCTTCTTCTCTTGCGCATCGATACCGGAGCAGCGGTGAGTTGTCGGGTGGAGTGAGTCGTGAAACAGAAGTTTACGCTTCGACTGAAGATTAATTGGCTATTGGTGTATAGACCTGTCGATATTTATTACCGTTGATTAACAACCACCTAACGAAAACATCTACGCCGCTCACTATAACTGTTGTCAAAAACCATAGTATACAAGTCGAGAATTGCGTCTACGCTGAAAATTAGCTGATGGGGTTGGCCAGAGGGGCGTGGCAATGCACAGAGAGAGTGGAACACGGGCGCGGGTCATTGCAGTGACATCGGGCAAGGGAGGAGTCGGAAAAACCAATATCGCGGTGAGTCTATCGATTGCACTGGCTAATCTTGGTGAGCGGGTGATCCTGATGGATATGGATATGGGGCTGGCCAATATCGATGTCATACTCAATCTGCGCGTGACAGATAATTTGGCTGATGTGCTTGCGGGTCGAAAGCGTATCGATGAGATTATGATTGAAACGCCCTACGGTATCGGGGTAGTGCCGGGTGCCTCTGGCGATGAGCACCTTGCCAATCTGAGTGAGGATGAGCAGTTGCAACTGCGTGATGCACTCTACTTTCTCAGCGGTGCGGCGGATTACCTCATCATCGATACCGGTGCGGGAATCTCGCGTAACACCACGATGTTTACTGGCAGTGCCGATGAGGTGCTGGTGGTGGCAACGCCCGAACCGACCTCGATGGTGGATGCCTATGCAGCGATAAAGACGGTCCATGGCATGGCACCCGAGGCGGATATCCACCTGTTGCTCAACATGGCACGTAGTAAACAGGATGCAGAGCGGGCGACCCGCCGAATCAGTCACATCGCGCTCAATTTCATTCATAGTCGCCTACAGAATGATGGATATATCCTCTTTGATGGGGTGGTCTCCGATGCCGTACGAAAAAAAACGCCCATTCATCATGGAATATCCGAGCAGCGAGGCGGCACACGCCGTACGCCGCATCGCCAGGACCTTGAACAGCCACCAGTCACACCACGTCGAGCAGAAGCCAGAGCGAACCGATGATGGTTTTATCTATCGATTGATGCATGCTCTGGCCAGTTAGTGAATGGTTAAGTGAACTCATTCGATCCCAATAGTTGACTATAATAGTATGGAAAGCTTTGGGCTCACGCATGTGAGAGGAGGTGGGTGATGGCTAGACAGGTACAGGTGAATCTCGATCAGGCGGTCTATGATCGTCTGTTGGAACTGCAGGTTGCCCCCTATAGCGATATCAATGCGGTGATTGATCGGCTACTGTTCCACAGTGGTCACAAAAGCCGAGAGGTGCAGCAGCTAGAGGCAGATGAGCAGCACTTCAGTACTGACGAGGAGTTGAAACGCGATCGTGATGGCGTCTACGTCAGTTCGGGTATCTCATCTTAGGGTTACGGCCTGGTCTCTATTGACAGTGAAGCGCCTCATGGCGATTCGAAGAGGTTGATTGCCAGTCGGGTACTGCCTCAGGGACTCTTTTGGCCAGGATTGGTCAGGGTGAGTGTGTAATTATTTCCGATGTGGTTCGGGCTGGGGGGAGTGTGGGTCTTCGTTCGTTGTTTACCAGCAAGGTGAGACAGAAGGTCTGTTGCGAAATCAATGTGGTCGATCACTGCAATATTACCTGTCGTGACTGTAATCACGGCTCCCCCGGTGTTGCCGAGCGCTTTATCGATCCTGATCAGCTAGGTCGAGAGCTGTCAGCGCTGAAGAGACACTATCTACCATCAACAATAAAGCTGATTGGCGGTGAACCGCTACTGCACCCACAACTGCTCGAGGTGATCCGGGTGGTTCGAGAGAGCGGCATTGCCCCCCGAATCTTATTAGTAACAAACGGTATCTTGCTACCGAAGATGGAGGATGAATTGTGGCGTGCGATTGATGCTCTCGATGTCTCAATCTATCCCAAGCCGGGGCTCTCTGATGAGACGGTTGAACTGATCAAGAGCAGGGCGGCAGCGTTCAATGTTGAGTTGGAACTGCTGCAGTTTAGTGAGTTCAGAGTCCAGTATTCGACGCACAATAATCGCGATAGTACGCTTACCCGAAGAATCTTTGAGTCATGCAGGATGGTGCAGTTGTGGCGGTGTGATGTTATTCATGACGGTTACTTCTATCGCTGTCCACAAAGCATCTATGGACCTAGGCTTGCGGGCGAACAGACTCCGTTTGAGCATGATCGATTGCGTATTGAAGACTCGCTTCGATTTAGAAAACGGTTAAGTGACTTTCGTCATTCGCAGCAACCGCTGGCAGCCTGTCGCTACTGTTTGGGGACGGCAGGTATGACTCGAACACACCAGCTAGAAAGAAAGAATCTCTGGTCTTCAACTATTGAAGCCCCGGTAGAAACGGTGGTTGATATTCCCTTCATGGAGCGGGCAGAGCAGGATATCCGTCTGCGCCAGGGGTGTCGCAAAAAAATGCAGGAAGGATAACTGTTCTCGAGTCTACTCTTTATTCAAAAAGAGAGTGTGACGGTCACGGCCCAGATGCTTTGAGCGGTAGAGCGCGTTGTCAGCGCACTTGATCAGTTCATCAGCGGTGGTGCAGCAGTCTGGGAAAATCGAGATGCCAATGCTGCAGCTTACGTGGAGTCTGTTGCGACCTATGCTGATCGGTTTTTTCAATGAAGCAGACATCTTCTCGGCAACGGCTGATGCGGCTTCCGCTGACCGCCATGGAGAGCGAAGTGAGGGCGGTTAGTCCCGATAGTCGACGCCGTCTGCATATTCGTAGTTGAGGCGTGAGCGAACGACGGAGAAGATGCAGCAGCGGCTTTATGTCGGCGTAGAGTCAGTGAGGGAGTTGTGTAGAGCCGCGAAGAGGTGATTACGCAACGAACGCAGGACGTCGGGGCGCCGTAGGCATAAACGGTCGCGTTAAGTATTTGCCGCTTGCTTGGGCTTGGATGCCCAAAACATGCTTCCGCAAAAATAGCGACTCCCGAGGGATTGGCGATATCAGTGAGAATAGCCGTGAACTCATCACCCCCCAGTCTTGCGACAGTATCGGACTCGCGTACACAGCCGGAGAGCCGATCAGCAACGCCACAGAGCAGTCGATCTCCGACATCGTGACCATGCTCATCATTGATCACTTTGAAATAGTCGAGATCGATGAACATCACCGCAATACGACGCTCATCACGCCGTGCCTGAACGATCGCCTGGGAGAGTCGGTCATAGAAGAGGGCGCGGTTAGGCAGCTCGGTCAGCGGGTCGTGGTGCGCAAGTCGTTGTAGTCGATCTACCTGAGCCTTCTGTTCGCTGATGTCGGAGAAGATGCCGACGTAGTGGTTGACCTGTCCTGTGGCATCGGCCACAGCAGTGATTTTTAACCACTTCGGGTAGACCTCACCGTTTTTGCGCCGATCCCAGACCTCACCCTCCCAACGACCAAAGTTGAGCAGGCCCTTCCACATCGCCTCATAGAAGGCGTGGTCATGTCGTCCTGACTTTC harbors:
- a CDS encoding radical SAM protein, which codes for MFTSKVRQKVCCEINVVDHCNITCRDCNHGSPGVAERFIDPDQLGRELSALKRHYLPSTIKLIGGEPLLHPQLLEVIRVVRESGIAPRILLVTNGILLPKMEDELWRAIDALDVSIYPKPGLSDETVELIKSRAAAFNVELELLQFSEFRVQYSTHNNRDSTLTRRIFESCRMVQLWRCDVIHDGYFYRCPQSIYGPRLAGEQTPFEHDRLRIEDSLRFRKRLSDFRHSQQPLAACRYCLGTAGMTRTHQLERKNLWSSTIEAPVETVVDIPFMERAEQDIRLRQGCRKKMQEG
- a CDS encoding diguanylate cyclase domain-containing protein, which translates into the protein MVDTHVADLLGQEIFEDIKPRIDRCLAGETISYQGWFDFKGPGRRLMDVSYSPAKDHNDKIIGMVVNARDISDQNEAESERRLAAKVFQNAGDAILITDSKGNILEVNPAFCAISGYERSEVLGKNPNFGKSGRHDHAFYEAMWKGLLNFGRWEGEVWDRRKNGEVYPKWLKITAVADATGQVNHYVGIFSDISEQKAQVDRLQRLAHHDPLTELPNRALFYDRLSQAIVQARRDERRIAVMFIDLDYFKVINDEHGHDVGDRLLCGVADRLSGCVRESDTVARLGGDEFTAILTDIANPSGVAIFAEACFGHPSPSKRQILNATVYAYGAPTSCVRCVITSSRLYTTPSLTLRRHKAAAASSPSFAHASTTNMQTASTIGTNRPHFALHGGQRKPHQPLPRRCLLH
- the gluQRS gene encoding tRNA glutamyl-Q(34) synthetase GluQRS, translating into MTDVSNYIGRFAPSPTGPLHFGSLVAALGSYLQARSRGGQWLLRVEDIDPPREVAGATDEILRALDHYGLHWDGETLYQSQRSEAYLEAIDQLHHDDALFYCRCSRKQIATAAEQAGLASGVYPGSCRSTTQPPHGHHAVRLLIENETIRFNDSLQGEISQQMAREVGDFVIRRADGLFAYQLAVVIDDAAQGITEVVRGSDLLDSTPRQILLQQRLGLPQPDYLHLPVAVNAAGEKLSKQTFATAIPFDNPVPLLIKALQFLGQKPDSELRDAEHDELLRWAIEHWRPEQIAAQRTIKHAR
- a CDS encoding nitroreductase, whose product is MTEPLNAIDAIKQRSSTRAYLDQPVGRELITTLLDTARYAPSGVNIQPWQVAVVTGKTKRLLGERIIAARDSGATENPDYAYYPSEWREPYKQRRKATGLALYSALKISREDRDKQREAWYRNYRFFDAPVGLVYFIDSDLSQGAWIDMGLFLQSVMVAAQSLGLATCPQAALAEYPDIVRETLGYSSDKQVVCGMALGYADPDHPVNSYRTEREPVESFTQWFE
- a CDS encoding glycosyltransferase family 2 protein, which codes for MVTVSVALCTYNGTRFLAQQLDSILAQSHRPDEIVVCDDASHDGTVEIIEEYSRAYPGLFRSVYNERNLGYIKNFQQAVLLCNGDLIFLSDQDDIWHENKVSTLVDSMQENEGAGYAFSDAVLVDEAGKGIGRELWRSVGFSLRKRDRYLQHHLQGEMLLARNYVTGAALCFRGHLKGLVSPFPGFMVHDHWLALAFSTQGHYGVAVEEPLFQYRLHSGQSLGLKVRSPIKEVIHGWHLKRMKLRKLIEVEAIATWFRSTLGVEGYRERCGFVDEKMAYCNKRLEIGRERVFHKRVTRIVAMLMRGEYGRFESNMTLFKDILS
- a CDS encoding HAD family hydrolase, coding for MSQLEALLFDVDGTLADTERDGHRVAFNLAFADAGLDWEWSEELYGKLLAVTGGKERIRYYLDNYNTEFKRPDDLDEFIAGLHKAKTAHYVKLLSNGVIPLRSGVRRLIDEARAAGLRLAVSTTTTPANVEALLENALAPGSMAWFEVIAAGDIVPAKKPAPDIYDYAMEQMGLKPEQCIAFEDSYNGIRSSLGAKLKTIVAVNGYTRDEDFEGAEIILNEWGEPDAPFEVINGDANGSNCLDLEMVRRLHGG
- a CDS encoding MinD/ParA family protein gives rise to the protein MHRESGTRARVIAVTSGKGGVGKTNIAVSLSIALANLGERVILMDMDMGLANIDVILNLRVTDNLADVLAGRKRIDEIMIETPYGIGVVPGASGDEHLANLSEDEQLQLRDALYFLSGAADYLIIDTGAGISRNTTMFTGSADEVLVVATPEPTSMVDAYAAIKTVHGMAPEADIHLLLNMARSKQDAERATRRISHIALNFIHSRLQNDGYILFDGVVSDAVRKKTPIHHGISEQRGGTRRTPHRQDLEQPPVTPRRAEARANR
- a CDS encoding diguanylate cyclase domain-containing protein, which encodes MSASLKKPISIGRNRLHVSCSIGISIFPDCCTTADELIKCADNALYRSKHLGRDRHTLFLNKE
- a CDS encoding pyridoxal phosphate-dependent aminotransferase — encoded protein: MAAEQPPEAHIAQRMGEIEPFHVMDLLARARALEAEGRSIIHMEVGEPDFVTPEPIIEAGRAALAAGKTHYTPAVGLPALREALSAYYRDQLGADVPAERFIITPGASGALQLIMGVLVDPGDEVLMADPGYPCNRHFVRLFEGKAVGIPVDAESGYQLTLKQVEAHWSERSRAVLLASPANPTGTIVPEDELRAIVEFVNAKGGRVIVDEIYHGLIYADRPPSAAAISDQLFIVNSFSKYFGMTGWRLGWIVAPESYVREIDKLAQNIFLAAPTPAQHAALAAFEVDTLAILEQRRIEFGKRRDYLLPALRHLGFDIPITPQGAFYLYADCSRFSSDSYQLANSLLNDAGVAITPGLDFGSNQPERYLRFAYTTSIEKLKEGVARIEAWLHNNKRK